From the Pseudomonadota bacterium genome, the window TTTCCACGCCGCTTGCTTGGAATCACCCTGGATGATCTCGCCAAACGACAACGATTCGCCATGCAAGATAGCAATCGAAAAAGTCACGATGAGCAGGCCGGAACCCGCCAGAAAACCTGCAACCATCGAGAATGGCATCAAGCGTATATACCGACCCGCATTGAAGGCGCCACACAGAAAAAGTGCGATCCCCAACGTCAAACCGCTGATCGCAATCATCATGAGCGCAGTGCCCAAGAGCGCGTCGGCTGCCACCTTGGCTTGAATGTCATACAGCATGGCCGCAAGCACGACCAAACTTGCCTCTTGGCTCGTGCCGTGCGTGTGGTGCAAACGGGTAAAACAACCGATCAACAACACTTGCACCAAAAAGCCAATCACGGTCAGGCCGACGGCGATGACAAAGAAAGCGTGCAATTCACCACGGAAGAACAGCGCGGCGTCGGCAATACCGAATGACACCACCAGGATCGCGCAGATGCACCCTGCGACAGTGGATCGGTACAGTGAGGCGAGGTAATTCACAGACAATAGGATGCGCGGTCGGATCAAGGCCCTGTTGGCCAACTCAGTCAACCGGACGATCCTCTGAACGACCATCCGATACACCGGCCAACATTGTCACGCCTTCCCAGGAGAACTGGCAAGCCCCGTGTTGCATTCACGCCGCTGCTCCAAATCCGCCGTTCGGCGCAACCGATCTCATCGTCCTCCGGTCTCCCGCCCAGATAGGATCTGACACCGGTATCGCTTTAACCCGTGCACCACGTGGTCGTGCCCTGATCTGGGTTGCTGACACTGTCAGGAGCCACCTTAGCGAGCGCGGGACGGAGGTCAATTACCCAATCAGGTCATTCCGATTGAACCCGCAACAGCCTCGGCATTCGGTCCTCGTGGTGAGGGCCAAAGCACGACTGTTGCTCTACCGGCGAGGTACGGCTTCTACTACCAACCGAACGCCTTGTCGATACCCGCCATTTTCACGCCGGTGAACGCCGACGCTTCAAAGCTCAACGCCCGCAGGTCCTCAGGTTCGAGGTTGTGCACGGTGGATTTGCCGCACGCCTTGGCGAGCGCCGTGATTTCCATCGTCATCGCCGTGAGGTAGCGCGCCACGCGCTCGGCGCCCGCGCTGACGTCCATGCGCGACTCGAGCGCCGGGTCCTGCGTTGCAACGCCCACCGGGCAGAGCCCGGTGTGGCAGTGGTGGCAGGCACCTGGCGACGTACCCAGCTCGGCGTAGTCGGCTTCGTAGCGTGGCGAATTGCAGCCGAGCGAGATCATCGCGCCGTTGCCGATCATCACCGCGTCAGCCCCGAGGGCCAGACACTTGGCCGCGTCCACGCCGGTGCGGATACCGCCGGCGGCAACCAGTGACACCTTGCCCGACATACCGCACTCGTCGAGCGCCTCGCGTGCCGCACGGATCGCCGATATGCAAGGGATGCCCGTGTGGTTCAGCAACATCTCCGGCGACGCGCCCGTACCGCCCTCAGCCCCGTCGACGACCACGATGTCGGCACCGGCCTTCGCCGCGATAGCAACGTCGAAACGCGGCCGTGTCGCACCCATCTTGATGCTGATCGGCACCCGGTAGTGGGTCGCGACCCGCAACTCCTCGATTTTCACGGCAAGGTCGTCGGCGCCGAGAAAATCGGGGTGGCGAATGGTCGAGCGCTGGTCGACGCCGGGCGGTAAGGTGCGCATCTTCGACACCCGCTCAGAGACTTTCATGCCGAGCAGCAAGCCGCCGGTGCCGGGCTTGGCACCCTGACCCACCACCAGCTCGAGGCCGTCGGCCCGGCGTAGGTGGTCGAGGTCAAGACCGTAGCGCGCCGGGCTCATCTGGTACACCAGCCGTTGACTGGCTGCACGCTCCTCTTCGAGCATGCCGCCCTCACCGGTGCAGGTCATCGTGCCAACCTTGGATGCACCGTGACCGAGGGCCGCCTTCGCGCTCGCGGAGAGTGCGCCAAAGCTCATGCTGGCGATGTAGATCGGGATCTTGAGTTCGAGCGGCTGCTCGACCAGGCCACGACCGCCACCGAGCACCGTCGTGGTGTCGCAGCTCTCGCGGTACCCTTCGAGCGGCAAGCGGGTCATGGTCGCCGGCACGAATGTCAGGTCGTCGAAGGTCGGCAGGCGCTCATTGAAACAGTTGTAGCCACGCACCTGGTATCGGCCGAGTTGCGAGAGCGCGTGCACCTCGGCAATCGCATCCGGCGTCCACCGCAGTGAGCCACCCTTGTCGTACGACCCCGGCACCCCGGCACGGCGCCCCTCGATCGCGCCGTCGTTGTAGGCGACAGCCTCTTCGGTCGGATCCTCGAACGGGTATTCGTAGGGTTTCGTCAGATCATGAGCCATGCTTTTGCATCCCGACTTTCAAAGTACCAAAGGCGCTGACCGGAGACGATCTTGCGCCAGTTACGAGCGCTGTCGGCCAGCCCGCGAGAGGCGAGGAGGGTCTCGACGTCCTCGACCTCCTCGGGCGCCGGTTCGACGACCTTGGCGTCGACGCCCAGCGAGTCGATGTCGCCTGCCACCCAGACCTCACCGGCCCAGAGCGCGTCCGCGCAGGACTCGCCCGCCCCGCCCAGAGCGATGATGCGCCCGGCGTGAGACATGAAACCGGACTGGTAGCCGATCTTGCCCTCGACAATGATGTCGCCGCCTTTCATCGCCACGCCGCAGCGCGGGCCGCAGTCGCCCTTCACGTGAATCAGGCCGCCGAGCATGGCGGCACCCACCGACATGCCGGCGTAGCCGTGCACCGTGATGTCGCCTGAGGCCTGCGCCTCGCCGACGCCCCAGCCCGCGTTGCGTCGGATGTCGACGGTGGCGCCGTTGTTGAGGCCGCCGCAGTAGTAGCCGACGCTGCCCTCGAACACGATGTCGGCGCCCGTCGGCAGCCCCACGCCAAGGTTGTGCCGCGACAGCGGGTTGCTCACACGCATGGCCTGACCCGCCTTGGCACGGGCCTGGATGTCCTCGTTGATCTCGCGGACCGTGCGGTCCCCGACTTCGATCTCCACACGCTCGGTCATGCCGCGGCCCTCAGGTCACCGACCTGCCACAGCCGCGTGATGCTCGGGCCGTCGTAGTTGATCACGTCGACTTCGCCGGCGTGCACGCGGCGTACCGACTGTTCCTCCGTTCCAGCCGTCATCTCACCGTGCTGCTCGACCGTGACCAACGGCTTCATCGCGAAGCGATCCTTGGCGAAGCCCATCGACTCCACATCGGTGATCAGGAACGTGAACACGCCGTCGA encodes:
- a CDS encoding FMN-binding glutamate synthase family protein — encoded protein: MAHDLTKPYEYPFEDPTEEAVAYNDGAIEGRRAGVPGSYDKGGSLRWTPDAIAEVHALSQLGRYQVRGYNCFNERLPTFDDLTFVPATMTRLPLEGYRESCDTTTVLGGGRGLVEQPLELKIPIYIASMSFGALSASAKAALGHGASKVGTMTCTGEGGMLEEERAASQRLVYQMSPARYGLDLDHLRRADGLELVVGQGAKPGTGGLLLGMKVSERVSKMRTLPPGVDQRSTIRHPDFLGADDLAVKIEELRVATHYRVPISIKMGATRPRFDVAIAAKAGADIVVVDGAEGGTGASPEMLLNHTGIPCISAIRAAREALDECGMSGKVSLVAAGGIRTGVDAAKCLALGADAVMIGNGAMISLGCNSPRYEADYAELGTSPGACHHCHTGLCPVGVATQDPALESRMDVSAGAERVARYLTAMTMEITALAKACGKSTVHNLEPEDLRALSFEASAFTGVKMAGIDKAFGW
- a CDS encoding glutamate synthase, with translation MTERVEIEVGDRTVREINEDIQARAKAGQAMRVSNPLSRHNLGVGLPTGADIVFEGSVGYYCGGLNNGATVDIRRNAGWGVGEAQASGDITVHGYAGMSVGAAMLGGLIHVKGDCGPRCGVAMKGGDIIVEGKIGYQSGFMSHAGRIIALGGAGESCADALWAGEVWVAGDIDSLGVDAKVVEPAPEEVEDVETLLASRGLADSARNWRKIVSGQRLWYFESRDAKAWLMI